A stretch of the Chroogloeocystis siderophila 5.2 s.c.1 genome encodes the following:
- the uvrB gene encoding excinuclease ABC subunit UvrB: MTEFCLQAPFQPTGDQPHAIAQLTRHVKQGNQYQTLLGATGTGKTFTVAAVIEKIGKPTLVLAHNKTLAAQLCNELREFFPNNAVEYFVSYYDYYQPEAYIPVTDTYIEKSASINDEIDMLRHSATRSLFERRDAIVVASISCIYGLGIPSEYLKAAIPLKMGMEVDQRQILRDLATVQYSRNDVEIGRGRFRVRGDVLEIGPAYEDRIIRVEFFGDEIDAIRYVDPVTGEIIQSLSAVNIYPARHFVTPEERLEAACDAIEAELKQRKAELEQASKLLEAQRLDQRTRYDLEMLREVGYCNGVENYSRHLAGRQPGEPPECLIDYFPDDWLLVVDESHVTVPQIRGMYNGDQARKRVLIEHGFRLPSAADNRPLKADEFWSKVNQCIFVSATPGDWEIELSEGRVVEQVIRPTGVVDPEIFVRPTEGQIDDLLGEVKERVERRERVLVTTLTKRMAEDLTEYLQDQGIRVRYLHSEINSIERIEILQELRQGNFDVLVGVNLLREGLDLPEVSLVAILDADKEGFLRAERSLIQTIGRAARHVRGQAILYADNLTDSMIKAISETERRRAIQLEYNEKHGITPQPIVKRTNNAILSFLEVSRRLNSQQLEEAYEQADDLPLTDIPELITQLEAQMKEAAKNLEFEEAAKYRDRIKHLRDKLLGH; this comes from the coding sequence ATGACAGAATTTTGTCTCCAAGCACCGTTTCAACCGACTGGCGATCAACCCCACGCGATCGCTCAACTGACTCGACACGTCAAACAGGGAAATCAGTACCAAACCTTACTCGGCGCGACGGGAACCGGAAAGACATTTACCGTTGCGGCGGTGATTGAAAAAATTGGGAAACCAACACTGGTGCTAGCGCACAATAAAACGCTCGCCGCGCAACTATGCAACGAGTTACGCGAGTTCTTCCCGAACAATGCGGTGGAGTATTTTGTCAGCTACTACGATTACTATCAGCCCGAAGCGTATATTCCAGTCACCGATACCTATATTGAAAAGAGCGCTTCAATTAACGATGAAATCGATATGTTGCGACACTCCGCAACGCGATCGCTATTTGAACGCCGCGATGCGATCGTTGTTGCTTCGATTAGCTGTATTTATGGTTTAGGGATTCCCTCAGAGTATCTCAAAGCCGCAATTCCCTTGAAAATGGGAATGGAAGTCGATCAAAGACAGATTCTGCGTGATTTGGCTACCGTTCAATATAGCCGCAACGATGTCGAAATAGGGCGAGGGCGTTTTCGGGTACGCGGTGATGTGTTAGAAATTGGTCCTGCTTACGAAGATCGGATTATTCGCGTTGAATTCTTTGGCGATGAAATTGATGCGATTCGCTACGTCGATCCGGTAACGGGTGAAATTATTCAAAGCTTGTCTGCGGTTAATATCTACCCAGCGCGTCACTTTGTCACACCAGAAGAACGCTTAGAAGCGGCGTGCGATGCGATTGAAGCTGAACTTAAGCAACGCAAAGCCGAATTAGAGCAAGCAAGTAAACTCTTAGAAGCCCAGCGCTTGGATCAGCGAACGCGGTATGACTTGGAAATGTTACGCGAAGTCGGTTACTGCAACGGCGTCGAAAACTATTCGCGCCACTTAGCGGGGCGTCAACCAGGCGAACCGCCAGAGTGTTTGATCGACTACTTCCCTGACGACTGGTTACTTGTCGTCGATGAATCGCACGTCACCGTTCCACAAATTCGCGGGATGTACAATGGCGACCAAGCGCGGAAGCGAGTCTTAATTGAGCATGGATTTCGCTTACCCAGCGCCGCCGATAACCGCCCGTTAAAGGCTGACGAGTTTTGGTCGAAGGTTAATCAGTGTATTTTTGTATCAGCAACGCCAGGCGATTGGGAGATAGAACTTTCAGAAGGTCGAGTTGTTGAACAAGTGATTCGTCCTACTGGTGTTGTCGATCCGGAAATCTTTGTACGTCCTACCGAAGGGCAAATTGACGATCTTTTAGGAGAAGTGAAAGAACGCGTTGAGCGCCGCGAACGAGTTTTAGTGACAACTTTGACAAAGCGCATGGCGGAAGATTTAACAGAATATTTGCAAGATCAGGGAATCCGCGTGCGGTATCTGCATTCCGAAATTAACTCGATTGAGCGAATTGAGATTTTGCAAGAGTTGCGCCAAGGCAATTTTGATGTTTTAGTCGGGGTGAACTTGCTGCGGGAGGGCTTGGATTTACCAGAAGTTTCGTTAGTGGCAATTTTGGATGCGGACAAAGAAGGGTTCTTACGTGCAGAGCGATCGCTGATTCAAACAATTGGTAGGGCGGCGCGTCACGTTCGCGGACAAGCAATTCTATATGCAGATAATCTGACGGATAGCATGATCAAAGCGATCTCAGAAACCGAGCGACGCCGCGCAATTCAGCTAGAATACAACGAAAAACACGGTATTACACCGCAACCAATCGTTAAGCGTACAAATAATGCAATTTTGTCGTTTTTAGAAGTGTCGCGGCGGTTGAATTCGCAACAACTCGAAGAAGCTTACGAACAAGCGGATGATTTACCGTTAACTGATATTCCTGAGTTGATTACGCAGTTAGAAGCCCAGATGAAGGAAGCCGCGAAGAATTTGGAGTTTGAGGAAGCGGCGAAGTATCGCGATCGCATTAAGCACCTGCGCGATAAGTTATTGGGACATTGA
- a CDS encoding S8 family serine peptidase has translation MVRKLVWLVGGLSASCISLPVLALETTSVGEAGINALRLHGAPYNLIGRKIGIGQVEIGRPGQFGLDKAVVRNQRMSLAGVFLRNQPAKPNTNIDPHAQNVASVMISTDKAVRGVAPGARLYSTAVGSLRTGGQPEECLSAQHIAQQNGGDVRAINFSFGETLDRDPRPNALLDGQALLTQCIDWSARVHNVVYAIAGNQGKGGIPIPTDNFNGINVAFTTRRQGIFTRLDVSNLSDAISGGVGGRLNGREVNLGPRRAISLVAPGNKITLLNPDGKTTQVTGTSFAAPHVTATVALLQEYGDKQLSSRQRNWSLDARRQEVMKAVMLNSADKYRDPGNGLLLGMSKTILDKQNQHWLNSDAYRNPKIPLQAQMGTGQLNAYRAYQQFSAGQWHPARPVPAIGWDYRTVNDSAHHDYVLAQPLQQGSFVSVTLNWNRLVELNDTNRNGRFDVGETFRDRGLNNLDLYLLNADSGAIVDTTCTSTSEVDSVEHIFCRVPNTGKYKVRVQFQQKVNHAVQPYALAWWTVPARN, from the coding sequence ATGGTAAGAAAACTTGTCTGGCTAGTAGGAGGACTAAGCGCTTCCTGTATCAGTCTTCCTGTTCTCGCGTTAGAAACAACTTCAGTAGGAGAAGCAGGAATTAATGCATTGCGGTTACACGGTGCGCCTTACAACCTAATTGGTCGCAAAATAGGTATTGGTCAAGTAGAAATTGGACGTCCTGGACAATTTGGCTTAGATAAAGCTGTAGTGCGCAATCAACGCATGAGTTTAGCAGGTGTCTTTTTGCGCAACCAGCCAGCAAAACCTAATACAAATATTGACCCGCACGCGCAAAACGTTGCGAGTGTAATGATTAGTACTGATAAAGCCGTACGAGGTGTCGCACCAGGCGCGCGACTTTATTCGACTGCGGTTGGTTCGCTGAGAACAGGTGGTCAGCCAGAAGAGTGTTTATCTGCACAACACATTGCGCAACAAAACGGCGGTGATGTCCGCGCGATCAACTTTAGCTTCGGCGAAACGCTTGATCGCGATCCGCGACCGAATGCGCTTTTAGATGGTCAAGCCTTACTGACGCAATGCATCGATTGGTCTGCCCGCGTTCACAATGTGGTGTATGCGATCGCAGGTAATCAAGGTAAAGGCGGAATACCCATCCCTACGGACAACTTTAATGGTATTAACGTTGCGTTTACCACTCGCAGGCAAGGAATCTTCACGCGGCTGGATGTTTCTAATTTAAGCGATGCGATTTCTGGTGGCGTTGGCGGTAGACTCAACGGTCGAGAAGTCAACTTAGGTCCACGGCGGGCGATCAGTTTAGTCGCTCCTGGAAATAAAATTACGTTGCTCAATCCAGATGGTAAAACGACGCAAGTCACTGGGACAAGTTTTGCCGCACCTCATGTTACCGCAACGGTTGCGTTACTACAAGAATACGGCGACAAGCAACTGAGTTCGCGTCAGCGTAACTGGAGTTTAGATGCGCGCCGTCAGGAAGTCATGAAAGCCGTAATGCTCAATTCGGCGGATAAATACCGAGATCCAGGCAATGGATTACTGCTAGGAATGAGCAAAACCATTTTGGATAAACAAAACCAGCACTGGTTAAATTCAGACGCTTACCGCAATCCGAAAATTCCCCTACAAGCACAGATGGGAACAGGTCAACTTAATGCCTATCGCGCTTATCAGCAATTTAGTGCAGGTCAATGGCACCCCGCAAGACCTGTCCCCGCGATTGGTTGGGATTATCGGACGGTCAACGATAGTGCGCATCACGATTACGTATTAGCGCAACCATTGCAGCAAGGCAGTTTTGTATCGGTTACGTTAAATTGGAATCGCCTGGTAGAGTTGAACGATACGAACAGAAACGGTAGATTTGACGTAGGAGAAACTTTTCGCGATCGCGGTTTAAATAACCTTGACCTTTACTTGCTTAATGCTGATTCCGGCGCAATTGTTGATACAACTTGCACTTCCACAAGCGAAGTCGATAGCGTCGAACACATTTTTTGTCGAGTTCCCAACACTGGTAAATACAAAGTCCGCGTTCAGTTTCAGCAAAAAGTAAATCACGCCGTTCAACCTTATGCGCTAGCGTGGTGGACTGTACCTGCGAGAAATTGA
- the rpe gene encoding ribulose-phosphate 3-epimerase: MTQASKKPIVVAPSILSADFSRLGDEIRAVDAAGADWIHVDVMDGRFVPNITIGPLIVEAIRPVTQKPLDVHLMIVEPEKYVEDFAKAGADHIYVHAEHNASPHLHRTLGQIRELGKKAGVVLNPSSPLELIEYVLELCDMILIMSVNPGFGGQSFIPAVLPKIRKLRQMLDDRGLDPWIEVDGGLKANNTWQVIEAGANAIVAGSAVFNAKDYAEAIKGIRNSKRPTPELATV, translated from the coding sequence ATGACCCAAGCCAGCAAAAAGCCTATTGTAGTTGCTCCATCTATACTATCAGCAGATTTTTCGCGTCTAGGTGACGAAATTCGAGCAGTGGATGCAGCAGGAGCCGACTGGATTCATGTTGATGTGATGGATGGGCGGTTTGTTCCCAACATCACGATTGGTCCATTAATCGTTGAAGCTATTCGTCCTGTTACTCAAAAGCCGCTGGATGTCCACTTGATGATTGTGGAACCAGAAAAATATGTCGAAGATTTTGCAAAGGCTGGAGCCGACCACATTTACGTTCATGCTGAACACAATGCTTCACCGCACTTGCACCGCACGCTTGGTCAAATTAGAGAGTTGGGCAAAAAAGCTGGTGTTGTTTTAAATCCTAGTTCTCCGCTAGAGTTAATCGAATACGTGCTAGAGCTTTGTGACATGATTTTGATCATGAGTGTCAACCCTGGCTTTGGCGGTCAAAGTTTTATTCCTGCTGTATTACCCAAAATTCGCAAACTGCGTCAAATGCTTGACGATCGCGGTCTCGATCCTTGGATTGAAGTTGATGGCGGTTTAAAAGCAAATAATACTTGGCAAGTGATTGAAGCGGGTGCAAATGCGATCGTTGCTGGGTCTGCGGTATTTAATGCCAAAGATTATGCTGAAGCGATCAAGGGTATTCGCAACAGTAAGCGTCCGACTCCAGAATTAGCAACAGTTTAA
- a CDS encoding LCP family protein codes for MSVPFHKISAQNPSVTATPRIVNTKYSSAKSGRWLWFWVAMSGIAMLSATAGALLAVSLSSTPLMQSRLSPEEKAVFGRGDRISKTGLRLAELTRPVNILVLGVKVLSSDVDDPDIRSEDLGYHALVNSFEGLSDTMLLLRFNPETEKLAVLSIPRDTRTHVDGLGVTKINAANARGGPALSAQAVSDLLNGVPIDRYIRINVQGVEKLVDALGGVTVYVPKDMKYQDDSQHLYINLKAGEHHLDGNQALQLLRYRYDEYGDIGRIQRQQMVMRALMEQALNPTTLARMPQIMSVIQTHIDTNLTVEELMALVGFGVQTERADVEMLLVPGTFSTPDQYVASYWLPDKERIATMMAKHFNVPTDSEMSDVDPARLRIAIQDSTGSDRAIQSLANFLQSSGYQRVYVANRWNEPLEVTRIVAQQGDVDSAQAIRNALGFGEIRVESTGNLRSDVTIQLGQDWLRSRVRASSRREAQ; via the coding sequence ATGTCTGTGCCATTTCATAAAATTTCTGCTCAAAATCCCTCTGTAACTGCGACTCCCCGAATCGTCAACACCAAGTATTCCTCAGCTAAGTCAGGGCGTTGGCTGTGGTTTTGGGTGGCAATGTCGGGCATCGCGATGTTGTCGGCAACCGCTGGAGCGCTGTTAGCTGTATCTTTATCGAGTACCCCGTTAATGCAATCGCGGCTTAGCCCCGAAGAGAAAGCCGTTTTTGGCAGGGGCGATCGCATTTCTAAAACAGGCTTACGCCTTGCTGAATTGACTCGTCCTGTGAATATTCTGGTTTTGGGCGTCAAGGTTCTCTCTTCTGATGTTGACGATCCTGATATTAGGTCAGAAGACTTAGGCTATCACGCATTGGTTAATTCTTTTGAAGGTCTTTCGGATACGATGCTGTTGCTGCGGTTTAACCCAGAAACAGAAAAATTAGCAGTACTTTCGATTCCTAGAGATACGCGTACCCATGTCGATGGATTAGGCGTCACAAAAATTAATGCCGCGAATGCTCGAGGTGGTCCTGCACTCAGCGCGCAAGCCGTGAGCGATCTTCTCAATGGCGTACCTATTGATCGCTACATCCGCATTAACGTTCAAGGCGTTGAAAAACTAGTTGATGCTTTGGGTGGTGTCACGGTTTATGTCCCCAAAGACATGAAATATCAAGATGACAGCCAACACCTGTATATCAATTTGAAAGCAGGGGAACATCATCTCGACGGTAATCAAGCGTTGCAATTACTGCGCTATCGTTACGACGAATACGGCGATATTGGTCGCATCCAACGCCAGCAAATGGTGATGCGGGCTTTGATGGAACAAGCCCTAAACCCGACGACCTTGGCGCGAATGCCGCAGATTATGTCGGTGATTCAAACGCATATCGATACGAACTTGACGGTAGAGGAGTTAATGGCGCTCGTCGGTTTTGGCGTCCAAACAGAACGTGCGGATGTCGAAATGCTACTTGTTCCAGGCACTTTTAGCACGCCAGATCAGTACGTTGCAAGTTATTGGTTACCCGATAAAGAACGAATTGCCACAATGATGGCAAAGCACTTTAATGTGCCTACCGATTCGGAAATGAGTGATGTCGATCCGGCAAGGCTACGAATCGCCATTCAAGATAGCACAGGAAGCGATCGCGCGATCCAATCGCTGGCGAACTTTCTCCAATCCTCTGGATATCAACGCGTCTACGTCGCTAACCGTTGGAATGAACCGCTGGAAGTAACGCGGATTGTTGCCCAGCAAGGTGATGTTGATAGCGCGCAAGCGATTCGCAATGCTTTGGGATTTGGTGAAATCCGCGTAGAAAGCACGGGTAATCTGCGTTCGGATGTGACGATTCAACTCGGTCAAGATTGGCTGAGATCGCGTGTTCGCGCATCGTCGCGCAGAGAAGCGCAGTAA
- a CDS encoding MEKHLA domain-containing protein, whose amino-acid sequence MFVWQQQEVICQSQRLMYSFEYWTGNALLDITGTPAEIAQALFTAPFVVVSHGTQADPIFNYGNQQALTLWEFSWEEFTTLPSRKSAEEIVQQERDRLLVETTHKGYCHYSATRISKTGQRFYIEDGIIWNVVDDENRKWGQAAVFSEYKFI is encoded by the coding sequence ATGTTTGTTTGGCAGCAGCAGGAAGTTATCTGTCAAAGTCAGCGCTTAATGTACAGTTTTGAGTACTGGACGGGGAATGCCTTACTCGATATCACGGGAACACCAGCGGAAATTGCCCAAGCTTTGTTTACTGCACCGTTTGTTGTCGTTTCGCATGGTACACAAGCCGATCCAATTTTCAACTATGGTAATCAGCAAGCATTAACACTGTGGGAGTTTTCTTGGGAAGAATTTACGACATTGCCTTCGCGCAAATCGGCTGAGGAGATAGTACAACAAGAACGCGATCGCCTACTTGTAGAAACAACTCATAAAGGCTATTGTCACTATTCTGCTACCCGCATCTCAAAAACTGGTCAGCGGTTTTATATCGAAGATGGGATTATCTGGAATGTCGTCGATGATGAAAATCGAAAATGGGGTCAAGCTGCGGTTTTTTCTGAATATAAATTTATCTAA
- a CDS encoding serpin family protein, giving the protein MQPFLLRRYAIRLGRRYVLAATGIIFLGIIGCSRIDAIDSVVAQPRLNRQDPDNIQVTPSAVDNKLVAANTRFGFKLFSEILRQQSDRNIFLSPTSIAILLEMLYNGAGGETQQAMAKTLEVQGISLQDINAANTALLNTLTNPDANVQLAIANSLWAKQEYPIRPDFLQRTQSFYKAQVSNLDFDSPDATNTINQWVNQNTNGRIEQIVDEINPEDVLFLINAIYFKGQWTDEFDKSQTTDAPFYLTSGTPKQHPLMSQTGRYRYYENPQFQAVSLPYGENGRLSLYVFLPRQNSNLSNFYQQLNSANWEQWLTQFNLREGTVRLPRFQMEYDVTLNDTLKALGMKVAFADNANFSGVGDDLALSEVKHKTFVEVNEEGTEAAAVTSGRVMAVSAPIAEPFEMTVNRPFFCAIRDNQTGTVLFMGSIVEPQA; this is encoded by the coding sequence ATGCAGCCTTTCCTGCTAAGACGCTATGCAATTCGCCTCGGAAGACGATATGTCCTTGCGGCGACAGGCATCATTTTTCTCGGAATCATAGGATGTTCCAGAATCGATGCGATCGATTCGGTTGTCGCCCAGCCTCGTTTGAATCGTCAAGATCCCGACAATATACAAGTAACACCATCGGCAGTGGATAACAAATTAGTTGCAGCAAATACACGATTTGGGTTTAAACTCTTTTCGGAGATCTTGAGACAACAAAGCGATCGCAATATTTTTCTCTCACCGACTAGTATCGCGATTCTGCTAGAAATGCTCTACAACGGTGCTGGTGGCGAAACGCAACAAGCAATGGCGAAAACCTTAGAAGTACAAGGCATTAGCCTCCAAGATATCAACGCTGCCAACACCGCGCTGCTCAATACTCTGACAAATCCCGATGCGAATGTACAACTGGCGATCGCAAACTCACTTTGGGCAAAGCAAGAATACCCCATCCGACCCGATTTTTTACAACGAACTCAAAGCTTTTACAAAGCACAAGTCAGCAATTTAGACTTTGATTCCCCCGATGCGACAAATACAATTAATCAATGGGTAAACCAAAACACGAATGGCAGAATTGAGCAGATTGTAGACGAGATTAATCCTGAAGATGTGCTGTTTTTGATCAACGCGATTTACTTTAAAGGTCAATGGACCGATGAATTCGACAAAAGCCAAACAACAGATGCACCATTTTATCTAACAAGCGGTACGCCGAAACAACACCCGCTGATGTCGCAAACGGGTAGATACCGATACTACGAAAATCCACAGTTTCAAGCTGTTAGCTTACCCTACGGCGAAAACGGCAGACTCAGTTTATACGTCTTCTTACCTCGTCAAAACTCGAATCTATCAAACTTTTACCAACAACTCAATTCGGCTAACTGGGAACAGTGGTTAACTCAATTTAACTTGCGTGAAGGTACAGTACGGCTACCGCGTTTTCAAATGGAATATGACGTAACACTCAACGATACCCTTAAAGCATTGGGTATGAAAGTCGCGTTTGCAGACAATGCCAACTTTTCGGGTGTCGGCGACGATTTAGCGCTAAGTGAAGTCAAGCATAAAACTTTTGTCGAAGTGAATGAAGAAGGAACCGAAGCGGCGGCTGTGACATCGGGAAGAGTGATGGCGGTATCTGCACCCATTGCAGAACCTTTCGAGATGACAGTGAATCGTCCTTTCTTCTGTGCGATTCGCGATAACCAAACAGGAACCGTTTTATTTATGGGTTCTATCGTCGAACCGCAAGCTTAG
- a CDS encoding CsbD family protein, translated as MSLEDRAKATGKNIEGKAQEAWGNLTGDPEDKAEGKAKQAESEVRHGVEDVKDNVKEKLD; from the coding sequence ATGAGTTTAGAAGATAGAGCTAAAGCTACAGGTAAAAATATCGAAGGTAAAGCTCAAGAAGCTTGGGGAAACCTTACAGGAGATCCCGAAGATAAGGCAGAAGGCAAAGCAAAGCAAGCAGAAAGTGAAGTACGTCACGGTGTAGAAGACGTAAAAGATAATGTAAAAGAGAAGCTTGACTAA
- a CDS encoding AI-2E family transporter produces MQTRKLLNWWQVMTPTGRLLAIALFAPLLVLNALAVSTIFDYFHSLIVILVGASLLAFLLNYPVSWMERQGARREQVAVLVFLLTLSILLAVGVTLVPLVLMQAQQLVARLPELIDSGRHQLMLLNEWAENQGLPLNLDALVVQINDRVKGQLQAIAVQVLNLAVVTLTSLLDFLLTMVLAFYLLQHGDDLWQSLVQWLPTKLRTPFSQTLRLSFQNFFIGQLIFGLCMGSSLTAIFLWLKVPFGLLFGITIGIMALVPFGGTVGIAITTLLVALQDFWLGSRVLIAAVIVQQILDNLVAPRILGSVTGLNPVWVLVSVLTGARIGGLLGVIVAVPTAVVIKTALSAVRSSEPEAVAVHDVPAEPSRDASQTTVEVTQQKAAEDLPPKSSYQV; encoded by the coding sequence ATGCAAACACGCAAACTCCTAAATTGGTGGCAGGTGATGACGCCGACTGGGCGGCTGTTAGCGATCGCGCTATTCGCTCCCCTGCTTGTTTTAAATGCTTTGGCAGTATCGACGATTTTTGATTACTTCCACTCGTTGATTGTGATTTTAGTCGGGGCATCACTGTTAGCATTTTTGCTGAATTATCCCGTCAGTTGGATGGAACGCCAAGGCGCAAGGCGCGAACAGGTTGCGGTTTTGGTGTTTTTGCTAACGTTATCGATATTGCTGGCGGTGGGGGTGACGCTCGTACCCTTGGTATTGATGCAAGCCCAACAACTCGTAGCGCGGTTGCCAGAGTTAATTGATTCAGGGCGACATCAGTTGATGTTGTTGAATGAGTGGGCAGAAAATCAAGGTTTACCATTGAATCTTGATGCTTTGGTGGTACAAATTAACGATCGCGTCAAAGGGCAACTGCAAGCGATCGCGGTGCAAGTTTTAAATCTCGCGGTTGTCACGCTTACAAGCCTGCTAGACTTTTTGCTAACAATGGTGTTGGCATTTTACTTATTGCAGCATGGCGATGACCTCTGGCAAAGTTTAGTTCAATGGCTACCGACAAAGCTTCGTACTCCTTTTTCGCAAACATTACGCCTTAGCTTCCAAAATTTCTTTATTGGACAGCTGATTTTTGGTTTGTGCATGGGGTCTTCGCTCACGGCGATCTTTCTATGGCTAAAAGTACCCTTCGGGTTACTGTTTGGTATCACGATTGGTATTATGGCGTTGGTTCCCTTTGGGGGAACTGTGGGTATTGCCATTACCACATTACTGGTCGCATTGCAAGACTTTTGGCTAGGTTCGCGCGTTTTGATTGCGGCGGTGATTGTGCAGCAGATTTTAGATAACTTAGTTGCGCCGCGCATTTTGGGGAGTGTGACAGGTTTAAATCCTGTGTGGGTACTAGTTTCGGTCTTAACTGGAGCGAGAATCGGTGGTTTATTAGGTGTGATTGTCGCCGTACCGACTGCTGTTGTGATTAAAACGGCTCTAAGTGCGGTACGTTCTTCTGAACCCGAAGCAGTAGCAGTACATGATGTCCCCGCCGAACCAAGCCGTGATGCCTCGCAAACAACCGTAGAAGTCACGCAACAAAAAGCCGCTGAAGATCTTCCCCCTAAAAGTTCGTATCAGGTGTAG